One Bacteroidota bacterium DNA segment encodes these proteins:
- the hemN gene encoding oxygen-independent coproporphyrinogen III oxidase, which yields MQPDTDLIRRWNTAAPRYTSYPTVPCWQHSPEEDEWKNEVRFTYATLPENEGISLYIHLPYCESLCTYCGCNTRITINHAVEEPYVNAVLKEWEMYCALFDTAPQIRELHLGGGTPTFFSAANLHTLITGIFSKAALHPNAMLSFEAHPANTTTEHLETLYTLGFRRLSLGIQDFDPLVQKTINRTQSFESVRNVTEAARRIGYTSVNFDLIYGLPKQTMHSVRETFRLTNLLRPDRIAFYSYAHVPWIKPGQRSFTEADLPGNEQKLALYHCGRQMLEEAGYQEIGMDHFALPADELSKAAHEGTLHRNFMGYTTSPSRLLIGLGVSAISDSWLAYAQNFKTVEAYLDAVNNGRLPVFRGHLLTAEDVKMRRHILNIMCRYNTQWTNTAHEKVFYQTIAERLTPHRHDGLVKLSPGTLEVTPLGRAFLRNICMAFDERLYAAEQEKVMFSKAV from the coding sequence ATGCAGCCTGATACCGATTTAATACGCCGCTGGAACACTGCCGCACCTCGTTACACAAGCTATCCCACGGTGCCCTGCTGGCAACATTCGCCTGAAGAAGACGAGTGGAAAAACGAAGTACGCTTTACTTACGCCACCCTTCCCGAAAACGAAGGCATCAGCCTCTACATTCACCTGCCCTACTGCGAAAGCCTGTGTACGTATTGCGGCTGCAACACACGCATTACCATTAATCATGCGGTGGAAGAGCCTTACGTAAATGCGGTGCTCAAAGAGTGGGAAATGTACTGCGCATTGTTCGACACAGCGCCGCAAATACGCGAGTTGCATCTGGGCGGCGGCACACCCACGTTTTTCAGTGCGGCCAATTTGCATACACTTATTACGGGCATTTTCAGCAAAGCGGCGCTGCATCCCAATGCCATGCTCAGTTTCGAGGCGCATCCGGCCAACACGACCACTGAACACCTCGAAACGCTTTACACACTTGGCTTCCGGCGATTAAGTCTGGGCATTCAGGATTTTGATCCGCTGGTGCAGAAGACCATTAACCGCACACAAAGTTTCGAGAGTGTGCGCAATGTAACCGAGGCTGCACGCCGCATTGGCTACACCTCCGTAAACTTCGATCTCATTTACGGCCTGCCCAAACAAACCATGCACAGTGTGCGCGAAACCTTCCGCCTCACCAACCTGCTGCGGCCTGATCGGATTGCGTTTTACAGCTATGCGCATGTGCCGTGGATTAAACCCGGGCAGCGCAGTTTCACCGAAGCCGATTTGCCCGGCAACGAACAAAAGCTGGCACTCTACCACTGCGGCCGGCAAATGCTCGAAGAGGCCGGTTATCAGGAAATTGGCATGGATCATTTTGCCCTGCCTGCCGACGAGCTCAGCAAAGCCGCACACGAAGGCACACTGCACCGCAATTTTATGGGCTACACCACTTCGCCCTCGCGCCTGCTCATCGGCTTGGGCGTATCAGCCATCAGCGATTCGTGGCTGGCCTACGCGCAAAACTTCAAAACGGTGGAAGCCTACCTCGATGCGGTCAACAACGGCCGCCTGCCCGTATTCCGCGGCCACCTGCTTACTGCCGAAGATGTAAAAATGCGCCGCCACATTTTAAACATCATGTGCCGTTACAACACGCAATGGACAAACACCGCCCACGAAAAAGTATTTTACCAAACCATTGCCGAACGCTTAACGCCACACCGGCACGATGGTTTGGTGAAACTCAGTCCCGGTACACTCGAAGTAACGCCGTTGGGCCGCGCATTTCTGCGTAACATCTGTATGGCGTTTGATGAGCGGTTGTATGCGGCGGAGCAGGAGAAGGTTATGTTTAGTAAGGCGGTGTGA
- a CDS encoding sulfite exporter TauE/SafE family protein: MIVLAALSLGFLGSFHCAGMCGPIALALPVHHRSAGGRVAGILIYNIGRALTYAALGAVFGLVGSGFAMAGFQQAFSITIGVLMILFALMPEQLASKITGVKHLFRGFNKIKQKLGYLFQQRSNKALLFTGLLNGLLPCGLVYLGIAGAAATGNVWQGALFMAAFGFGTFPLMISVSAFSQFITLNVRNKIRRAMPVVIAGMGLLLILRGMNLGIPYLSPEITHTEQGTEASCCKPDRHRSRH, from the coding sequence ATGATTGTATTGGCCGCATTGAGTTTGGGCTTTTTAGGCAGTTTCCACTGCGCCGGAATGTGCGGCCCCATTGCGCTCGCCCTGCCTGTGCATCACCGCAGCGCAGGCGGGCGCGTGGCCGGAATACTGATTTACAACATTGGCCGTGCCCTTACGTATGCGGCGCTGGGCGCTGTTTTCGGACTTGTGGGCAGTGGCTTTGCGATGGCCGGTTTTCAGCAGGCATTCAGCATTACCATTGGGGTGTTGATGATTTTGTTTGCGCTGATGCCCGAACAACTGGCGTCGAAAATTACCGGTGTAAAACATTTGTTTCGCGGCTTCAATAAAATAAAGCAAAAGCTGGGCTACCTGTTTCAGCAACGCAGTAACAAGGCGCTGCTGTTTACCGGATTGCTGAACGGACTTTTGCCTTGCGGCCTGGTCTATCTGGGCATTGCAGGCGCGGCAGCTACGGGTAATGTGTGGCAGGGCGCGTTGTTTATGGCGGCATTCGGGTTCGGTACCTTCCCGCTTATGATTTCCGTTTCTGCATTCAGTCAGTTTATCACGCTGAATGTGCGCAACAAAATACGCCGCGCCATGCCTGTGGTAATTGCCGGCATGGGTTTACTGCTTATTCTTCGCGGCATGAACCTGGGTATTCCCTACCTGAGTCCCGAAATTACACACACCGAACAAGGCACAGAAGCCTCGTGCTGCAAGCCCGACAGGCACCGCAGCCGCCACTGA
- a CDS encoding FixH family protein — protein MNWGLRIALLYGGFVAGVVFMVIMSSRQKIDLVRKDYYAAELKHQDRIDETANANALSEKVTLKHAGKAVEITFPAEMKNKAVKGTALFYRPSDALLDRRFELKPDTSGTQVITGDFTPGIYNVQIQWTCEGKTYYSEIIFTY, from the coding sequence ATGAACTGGGGATTGCGCATTGCACTTTTATATGGCGGCTTTGTAGCCGGAGTGGTGTTTATGGTGATTATGAGTTCGCGCCAGAAAATTGATCTGGTGCGCAAAGACTATTATGCTGCCGAGCTCAAACATCAGGACAGAATAGATGAAACGGCCAATGCAAATGCGTTATCGGAGAAGGTTACATTGAAGCATGCCGGTAAAGCAGTGGAAATTACATTCCCGGCTGAAATGAAAAACAAAGCTGTGAAAGGTACTGCTTTATTTTATCGTCCAAGTGATGCCCTGCTCGACCGCAGGTTTGAGCTGAAGCCCGATACCAGCGGCACACAGGTAATTACAGGCGATTTTACGCCGGGCATTTACAATGTGCAGATACAATGGACATGCGAAGGCAAAACCTATTATTCGGAAATTATTTTTACCTATTAA